Proteins from a genomic interval of Nocardia sp. BMG51109:
- a CDS encoding SDR family NAD(P)-dependent oxidoreductase — MSIRTAVVTGASSGIGEATARELARQGFHVYVGARRVDRLKRLADEIGGTALPLDVTDEASVRAFTEAVERVDVLVNNAGGAKGLAPVAEADLDDWRWMWETNVLGTLRVTKALLPKLIDSGDGLIVTVTSIAAMDTYDNGSGYTSAKHAQGVLHRTLRGELLGRPVRLTEIAPGAVETEFSLVRFDGDAERAAKVYEGIDPLVAQDVAEVIAFVAGRPAHVNLDTIVVKPRDQAGPGRFARRS; from the coding sequence ATGAGCATTCGCACCGCTGTCGTCACTGGAGCCAGTTCGGGAATCGGCGAAGCGACCGCACGGGAACTCGCCCGCCAGGGCTTTCACGTGTACGTCGGGGCCCGGCGGGTGGATCGGCTGAAGCGGCTGGCCGACGAGATCGGCGGCACCGCACTGCCGCTGGATGTGACCGACGAGGCGTCGGTGCGGGCGTTCACCGAGGCGGTCGAGCGGGTCGACGTGCTGGTCAACAATGCCGGCGGCGCCAAGGGGCTGGCGCCGGTGGCCGAGGCCGATCTGGACGACTGGCGCTGGATGTGGGAGACGAATGTGCTCGGTACGCTGCGGGTCACCAAGGCGCTGCTGCCGAAGCTGATCGACTCCGGCGACGGATTGATCGTCACCGTCACGTCGATCGCCGCGATGGACACCTACGACAACGGTTCCGGCTACACCTCCGCCAAGCACGCTCAGGGCGTCCTGCACCGCACGCTGCGCGGCGAGCTGCTGGGCCGGCCGGTGCGGCTGACCGAAATCGCCCCGGGCGCAGTGGAAACCGAGTTCTCGCTGGTCCGGTTCGACGGCGACGCCGAGCGGGCCGCGAAGGTCTACGAGGGTATCGATCCGCTGGTCGCCCAGGACGTCGCCGAGGTCATCGCCTTCGTGGCCGGTCGGCCGGCGCACGTCAACCTGGACACCATCGTCGTCAAGCCCCGCGATCAGGCCGGTCCCGGCCGCTTCGCACGCCGCAGCTGA
- the mshA gene encoding D-inositol-3-phosphate glycosyltransferase produces MSQRTDLRPDRIAVLSVHTSPLAQPGTGDAGGMNVYVLQTAIQLARRGVEVEIFTRATSSDDEPVVEAAPGVLVRNVVAGPFEGLDKHDLPTQLCPFAAEVLRQEARHQPGYYDLIHSHYWLSGQVGWLARDRWRVPLVHTAHTLAAVKNAHLAEGDSPEPPGREIGEKQIVSEGDRLVANTREEARQLVELYGAEPERIDVVLPGADLSRYRPGDRAAARAELGLDPDEQIVAFVGRIQPLKAPDVLVRAAARVLRDQPHRPLRVLIVGGPSGTGLDRPDALIDLAAELGIADRVTFLPPQPPDQLVRVYRAADLVAVPSYNESFGLVAIEAQATGTPVLAAHVGGLGTAVRDGVSGLLVPGHRIDDWAAALGSLFDDPARLRRMGAVAVGHAAEFSWEHTAEGLLDSYAQTLAGYRGMRSRPVGTLQAESSQARSRALWRRRTGVVRR; encoded by the coding sequence GTGAGTCAACGCACGGACCTACGGCCGGATCGAATAGCCGTGTTGTCGGTGCACACGTCGCCACTGGCGCAGCCGGGCACCGGCGACGCGGGCGGCATGAACGTCTACGTGCTGCAAACCGCGATCCAGCTGGCCCGGCGCGGGGTCGAGGTGGAGATCTTCACCCGCGCCACCTCCTCCGACGACGAGCCGGTCGTCGAGGCCGCGCCCGGTGTGCTGGTGCGCAACGTGGTGGCGGGCCCGTTCGAGGGCCTCGACAAGCACGACCTGCCCACCCAGCTGTGCCCGTTCGCCGCCGAGGTGCTGCGGCAGGAGGCACGGCACCAACCCGGCTACTACGACCTGATCCACTCGCACTACTGGCTGTCCGGCCAGGTCGGCTGGCTGGCCCGGGATCGCTGGCGGGTGCCGCTGGTGCACACCGCGCACACGCTGGCCGCGGTCAAGAACGCCCATCTCGCCGAGGGCGACAGCCCGGAGCCGCCCGGCCGGGAGATCGGCGAGAAGCAGATCGTCTCGGAGGGCGACCGGCTGGTCGCCAATACCCGCGAGGAGGCGCGGCAGCTGGTCGAGCTGTACGGCGCCGAGCCCGAGCGGATCGATGTGGTGCTCCCGGGCGCCGACCTGAGCAGGTATCGCCCCGGTGATCGCGCGGCGGCCCGTGCGGAACTCGGCCTGGACCCCGACGAGCAGATCGTCGCGTTCGTCGGCCGCATCCAGCCGCTGAAGGCCCCCGACGTCCTGGTGCGCGCGGCCGCGCGGGTCCTGCGCGATCAGCCGCACCGCCCGCTGCGCGTGCTGATCGTCGGCGGCCCGTCCGGCACCGGCCTGGACCGCCCCGACGCGCTGATCGACCTGGCCGCGGAACTCGGGATCGCCGACCGCGTGACGTTCCTGCCGCCGCAGCCCCCCGACCAGCTGGTCCGGGTGTACCGGGCGGCCGATCTGGTCGCGGTGCCCAGCTACAACGAATCGTTCGGCCTGGTCGCCATCGAGGCGCAGGCCACCGGCACGCCGGTGCTGGCCGCGCACGTGGGCGGCCTGGGCACGGCGGTGCGCGACGGGGTGTCGGGGCTGCTCGTGCCCGGGCATCGCATCGACGACTGGGCCGCCGCGCTCGGCTCGCTGTTCGACGATCCGGCCCGCCTGCGCCGCATGGGCGCCGTCGCGGTCGGGCACGCCGCCGAATTCTCCTGGGAGCACACCGCCGAGGGCCTGCTGGACAGCTATGCGCAGACATTGGCGGGGTACCGGGGCATGCGTTCGCGCCCGGTGGGTACGTTGCAGGCAGAGAGCAGCCAGGCCAGATCGCGGGCGCTGTGGCGGCGCCGGACAGGAGTGGTTCGCCGGTGA
- a CDS encoding alpha/beta fold hydrolase, with protein MAIRDVVGADGTSIVYRVTGPADGKPLMLLHGWAGNLRCWGTAAGLLAERFRVIAVDLRGHGYSEAPETGYDDPKIWAADIAAVLAAERIETGAVLLGWSYGGIVLSDYLTAYGTGAVAGIVYCGSQAGIGRGVPGAEPGPAMRQAIPDVFEESPGRAMRGFAAFGNANTGSRRDRGEDAQRLFGGSLSTPPRVRKALFYRTVDNTETLRTLDVPVLILHGTADPVVPVDNGRYIAETVPDARTSYWDDAQHGLFVEDPARFAAEITAFVTGLD; from the coding sequence ATGGCAATTCGGGACGTAGTCGGCGCGGACGGGACCAGCATCGTGTACCGGGTGACAGGCCCGGCCGACGGGAAGCCGCTCATGCTGCTGCACGGCTGGGCCGGAAATCTGCGCTGCTGGGGGACCGCCGCCGGATTGCTGGCCGAACGCTTCCGGGTGATCGCCGTCGACCTGCGCGGGCACGGCTACTCGGAGGCGCCGGAGACCGGTTACGACGATCCGAAGATCTGGGCCGCCGACATCGCCGCGGTGCTGGCGGCGGAGCGGATCGAGACCGGCGCGGTGCTGCTCGGCTGGTCCTACGGCGGCATCGTGCTCAGCGACTATCTGACGGCGTACGGCACCGGCGCGGTGGCGGGCATCGTCTACTGCGGTTCACAGGCGGGAATCGGGCGGGGCGTGCCCGGTGCCGAGCCCGGCCCGGCGATGCGGCAGGCCATCCCCGACGTGTTCGAGGAGAGCCCGGGCCGGGCCATGCGCGGCTTCGCGGCATTCGGCAATGCCAATACCGGCAGCCGGCGCGACCGGGGCGAGGATGCCCAGCGCCTGTTCGGCGGCAGCCTGTCCACCCCGCCGCGGGTGCGCAAGGCGCTGTTCTACCGCACCGTCGACAACACCGAAACGCTACGCACCCTGGACGTTCCGGTGCTGATCCTGCACGGCACCGCCGATCCGGTGGTCCCCGTCGACAACGGCCGCTACATCGCCGAGACCGTCCCCGACGCCCGCACCTCGTACTGGGACGACGCCCAGCACGGTCTGTTCGTCGAGGATCCGGCCCGCTTCGCCGCGGAGATCACCGCATTCGTCACCGGACTGGATTGA
- a CDS encoding phosphoglyceromutase, producing the protein MTYTLVLLRHGESEWNALNLFTGWVDVHLTDKGAAEGKRAGELLAENGILPDIVYTSLLRRAISTANIALDAADRHWIPVVRDWRLNERHYGALQGKNKAQIRDQYGEDQFMLWRRSYDTPPPPIEPGGEYSQDGDPRYTGTEVPQTECLQDVVARMVPYWESTISQELVAGKTVLVAAHGNSLRALVKHLDGISDADIAGLNIPTGIPLRYELDENLRPTGPSQYLDPEAAAAGAAAVANQGGR; encoded by the coding sequence ATGACGTACACCCTCGTGTTGCTGCGCCACGGCGAGAGCGAATGGAATGCCCTGAACCTGTTCACCGGCTGGGTGGACGTTCATCTGACCGACAAGGGCGCGGCCGAGGGCAAGCGCGCCGGTGAGCTGCTGGCCGAGAACGGGATCCTGCCCGACATCGTCTACACCTCGCTGCTGCGCCGCGCGATCAGCACCGCGAACATCGCCCTGGACGCCGCCGACCGGCACTGGATCCCGGTGGTGCGCGACTGGCGGCTGAACGAGCGCCACTACGGCGCCCTCCAGGGCAAGAACAAGGCCCAGATCCGCGACCAGTACGGCGAGGATCAGTTCATGCTGTGGCGCCGCAGCTACGACACCCCGCCGCCGCCGATCGAGCCGGGCGGCGAGTACAGCCAGGACGGCGATCCCCGCTACACCGGTACCGAGGTCCCGCAGACCGAGTGCCTGCAGGACGTCGTCGCCCGCATGGTCCCGTACTGGGAGTCGACCATCTCCCAGGAGCTGGTGGCGGGTAAGACGGTTCTGGTTGCCGCGCACGGCAATTCGCTGCGCGCCCTGGTGAAGCACCTGGACGGTATCTCCGATGCCGACATCGCCGGCCTGAACATCCCCACCGGCATCCCGCTGCGCTACGAGCTGGACGAGAACCTGCGCCCGACCGGCCCGAGCCAATACCTGGACCCGGAGGCCGCCGCGGCCGGCGCCGCCGCGGTCGCGAACCAGGGCGGCAGGTAA
- a CDS encoding Ig-like domain-containing protein, which translates to MAQLAGAALVAGCSNGGESTPEDNGPVAKVTFDPGNGSTDVNPTAPISVTVAAGRIDQVALTNASGKQVAGALSPDGTGFKITEPLGYDAAYTWSGTATGTDGKPVPIEGKFSTLAPQQTVSATLNIGDGQEVGIAAPLILQFKSHVVDKAAVEKALTVTTTPETEGGWAWLPDEGGGSRAHWRPREYWAPGTDVKFSGKLYGVELGGGAYGYGDLTSEFKIGRSQIVQGYAPSHRVQVVRDGQTVFDFPCSYGEGNEARNVTRSGTHVVTEKYEDFMMSNPPFYENVRERWAVRISNNGEFIHANPESSGAQGNTNVTNGCINLSTGDAQAFFPTAMYGDPVEVTGTSIALSAADGDIYDWTIDWETWKTMSALHGEPKSVVSATPVPPGPVGGTR; encoded by the coding sequence ATGGCCCAGCTGGCGGGAGCCGCGCTGGTGGCCGGATGTTCGAACGGCGGCGAATCGACGCCGGAGGACAACGGACCGGTCGCCAAGGTGACTTTCGATCCCGGCAACGGCAGCACCGACGTCAATCCGACCGCACCGATCTCGGTGACGGTGGCCGCCGGTCGCATCGACCAGGTGGCCCTGACCAATGCGAGCGGTAAGCAGGTCGCCGGTGCGCTGTCCCCGGACGGCACCGGGTTCAAGATCACCGAGCCGCTCGGCTACGACGCCGCTTACACCTGGTCGGGCACCGCGACCGGCACCGACGGCAAACCGGTCCCGATCGAGGGCAAGTTCAGCACGCTGGCGCCCCAGCAGACCGTATCCGCCACGCTGAACATCGGCGACGGTCAGGAGGTCGGCATCGCGGCGCCGCTCATCCTGCAGTTCAAGAGCCACGTAGTGGACAAGGCCGCCGTGGAGAAGGCGCTCACCGTCACGACCACGCCGGAGACCGAGGGCGGCTGGGCCTGGCTGCCGGACGAGGGCGGCGGCTCCCGCGCGCACTGGCGCCCGCGCGAGTACTGGGCGCCGGGCACCGACGTGAAGTTCTCGGGCAAGCTCTACGGCGTCGAACTCGGCGGGGGAGCCTACGGCTACGGCGATCTGACCTCCGAATTCAAGATCGGCCGCAGCCAGATCGTGCAGGGCTACGCGCCCAGCCACCGGGTGCAGGTGGTCCGCGACGGCCAGACGGTCTTCGACTTCCCGTGCAGCTACGGCGAGGGCAACGAGGCGCGCAACGTGACCCGCTCGGGCACCCACGTGGTGACCGAGAAGTACGAGGATTTCATGATGTCGAATCCGCCGTTCTACGAGAACGTGCGTGAACGGTGGGCGGTCCGCATCTCCAACAACGGCGAGTTCATCCACGCAAACCCGGAATCGTCCGGGGCGCAGGGCAATACGAACGTCACCAACGGCTGCATAAACCTGAGCACGGGCGACGCGCAGGCCTTCTTCCCGACGGCGATGTACGGCGATCCGGTCGAGGTCACCGGCACCTCCATCGCCCTGTCGGCCGCCGACGGCGACATCTACGACTGGACCATCGACTGGGAAACCTGGAAAACCATGTCGGCCTTGCACGGTGAGCCCAAGTCGGTCGTCTCCGCCACCCCGGTGCCGCCGGGCCCGGTCGGCGGTACCCGCTGA
- a CDS encoding YbjN domain-containing protein: protein MRETAELIEDTLREREVDYTREGEDTFIVVLPGERKLKTTVMLTIGKHGMRVECFVCRKPDENFEGVYKFLLRRNRRLYGVAYTLDRVGDIYMVGRFATHTVTADELDRIFGQILEAVDADFNVLLELGFAESIRREWKWRVSRGESLKNLRAFEHLVDTEDS from the coding sequence ATCCGAGAGACCGCGGAGCTGATCGAGGACACCCTGCGCGAACGCGAGGTGGACTACACCCGCGAGGGCGAGGACACCTTCATCGTCGTGCTCCCCGGTGAGCGCAAGCTGAAGACCACCGTGATGCTGACGATCGGCAAGCACGGCATGCGGGTGGAATGTTTCGTCTGCCGCAAGCCCGACGAGAACTTCGAGGGCGTCTACAAGTTCCTGCTGCGCCGCAACCGCCGGCTCTACGGCGTCGCCTACACCCTCGACCGCGTCGGCGACATCTACATGGTCGGCCGCTTCGCCACCCACACCGTGACCGCCGACGAACTCGACCGCATCTTCGGCCAGATCCTCGAGGCCGTCGACGCCGACTTCAACGTCCTGCTCGAGCTCGGCTTCGCCGAATCCATTCGCCGCGAATGGAAGTGGCGCGTCTCGCGCGGCGAATCCCTGAAGAACCTCCGCGCCTTCGAACACCTGGTGGACACCGAGGACTCCTGA
- a CDS encoding ROK family protein, with translation MTVLALDIGATKLAAGVVRAGRLVRDVRRAAVPAAAVWETCRDLLAAVAGDTRVTAVGIGSAGPVDVRSGTIAPLNIPEWRSGFPLVPAVQEAFPAAVVRLAVDGACLALAEHHVGGLRGVRNGLAMTVSSGIGGGIIADGRVAVGRTGNAGHVGHIVVPGSEAPCGCGGAGCVEAVASGMSSVRWAREQGWTGDTGAELAQAAHAGDPIALAALDRSGTALGQAISSAAALLDIDRVVVGGGFAESGAPLWDPMRAAIAAHARLDFIRHLQVVPSRISNGATLTGAGVLAAGHATADEYD, from the coding sequence ATGACTGTTCTGGCACTCGATATCGGAGCGACCAAGCTGGCGGCCGGTGTGGTGCGCGCCGGTCGGCTGGTGCGGGACGTGCGGCGGGCCGCCGTGCCGGCGGCGGCCGTCTGGGAGACGTGCCGGGATCTGCTGGCGGCGGTGGCGGGGGACACCCGGGTGACGGCGGTCGGCATCGGGTCGGCCGGGCCGGTCGACGTGCGGTCGGGAACCATTGCGCCGCTGAATATTCCGGAATGGCGGTCGGGATTTCCCCTGGTGCCCGCGGTGCAGGAGGCGTTTCCCGCCGCCGTGGTCCGGCTGGCCGTCGACGGTGCCTGCCTGGCGCTGGCCGAACATCACGTCGGCGGTCTGCGCGGGGTGCGCAACGGCCTGGCGATGACGGTCTCGTCGGGAATCGGCGGCGGAATCATCGCGGACGGCCGAGTCGCGGTGGGCCGCACCGGAAACGCCGGACACGTCGGTCACATCGTGGTGCCGGGTTCCGAGGCGCCGTGCGGGTGCGGTGGTGCCGGCTGCGTGGAGGCGGTGGCGAGCGGCATGTCCTCGGTGCGCTGGGCCCGGGAACAGGGGTGGACCGGCGATACCGGCGCGGAACTGGCACAGGCCGCCCACGCCGGCGATCCGATCGCCCTGGCGGCCCTGGACCGCTCCGGAACCGCACTGGGACAAGCGATCTCGTCGGCCGCCGCACTGCTCGACATCGACCGCGTCGTGGTCGGCGGCGGTTTCGCCGAATCCGGTGCACCCCTGTGGGATCCGATGCGCGCGGCCATAGCTGCCCACGCCCGCCTCGACTTCATCCGCCACCTCCAGGTCGTCCCTTCGCGAATCAGCAACGGCGCCACCCTGACCGGCGCGGGCGTCCTCGCGGCGGGCCACGCTACGGCCGACGAGTACGACTGA